A stretch of Eleutherodactylus coqui strain aEleCoq1 chromosome 2, aEleCoq1.hap1, whole genome shotgun sequence DNA encodes these proteins:
- the LOC136613156 gene encoding receptor-type tyrosine-protein phosphatase zeta-like produces the protein MFSQVMQTVATDTLSLHVSLALPETNALGQPSQTHDSDVKPHQTAHAASEMLTNGHEGDTFNNVHLISQLESSSTDLKMHALSTVSELAYPFSNNLASTEPLAVSSDSSAYVHDSVGIFHQGTLATMSSTELQLKPSTVMTQGDVLLQPTHTILSEGENSETFSGSGDFLNGIDDLKSLNETSASTVAPVRYTIPELNQSQPITMGPTVDDFDTGRQTTSTYGEVALHKEHQVMAHISSSGVIRETKFSPEINPVSLPTTRNFDADINAMSENLLPVQPLNAVSTTSGDILLKATLAAASKTVSAFADLLLLPTQDFFYEIPEKAINEALTQTVLQLPNTSIASAVPSVGELNETSSSYHIGSNTGTVLLPSVGATAESLLHSIYVPPVGNSLSPSSVPPAYSQQTMSVLHENVVTPHLFSNVNSDGNVSQSDGNNIIVKPLDIVPDYESAVSQTISTPLLPSSMLPQDTTLYVHTPPYAYPTHGSPVVSSQYTKGNVLPTSALERKAKESVDHPVILPNVYVSV, from the coding sequence ATGTTCTCACAAGTCATGCAGACTGTTGCAACTGATACCCTTTCTTTGCATGTTTCTTTGGCCTTGCCTGAAACCAATGCATTAGGTCAGCCAAGCCAAACACATGATTCTGATGTAAAACCACATCAGACCGCTCATGCTGCTTCTGAGATGCTAACAAACGGCCATGAGGGTGACACCTTTAATAATGTTCATTTGATTTCTCAACTTGAATCTTCCAGCACTGATTTAAAGATGCATGCATTGTCCACGGTGTCTGAACTTGCCTATCCTTTTTCTAATAATTTGGCTTCCACAGAACCCCTTGCTGTTTCCTCTGACTCATCAGCCTATGTGCATGATTCTGTTGGCATATTTCACCAGGGTACCTTAGCTACAATGTCTAGCACTGAACTACAGCTTAAACCAAGTACTGTAATGACACAAGGGGATGTTTTACTTCAGCCTACACACACCATTCTTAGTGAAGGGGAGAATTCAGAAACATTCTCTGGTAGTGGGGATTTTTTAAATGGGATAGATGATTTGAAAAGTCTTAATGAGACCTCAGCTTCTACGGTAGCTCCAGTAAGATACACCATACCTGAGCTTAATCAGAGCCAACCTATTACCATGGGCCCTACAGTAGATGACTTTGACACTGGACGGCAAACTACCTCTACTTATGGTGAAGTAGCTTTACACAAAGAACATCAAGTGATGGCACATATTTCTTCATCTGGTGTAATAAGGGAAACTAAATTTTCGCCAGAAATCAATCCAGTGTCTCTTCCCACTACTAGAAATTTTGATGCTGACATTAACGCAATGTCAGAAAATCTGCTACCTGTTCAGCCATTGAATGCTGTATCCACAACCTCTGGTGACATATTGCTTAAAGCTACGCTTGCTGCAGCCTCAAAAACTGTCTCTGCTTTTGCTGATCTGCTACTCTTGCCAACTCAGGATTTCTTTTATGAGATACCAGAAAAAGCCATTAATGAAGCACTGACGCAGACTGTGTTGCAGTTGCCTAATACTAGCATTGCTTCAGCTGTACCCAGTGTCGGAGAGTTGAATGAAACATCCAGTTCCTATCATATAGGCTCTAACACTGGCACTGTGCTGCTGCCTTCTGTCGGTGCTACTGCTGAGTCTTTGTTGCATTCTATATATGTTCCACCTGTTGGTAATTCCTTGTCTCCGAGTTCTGTTCCGCCTGCATATTCCCAGCAAACTATGTCAGTCTTGCATGAGAATGTTGTTACGCCTCATTTGTTCTCTAATGTAAATTCTGATGGAAATGTATCACAGTCAGATGGTAATAACATAATTGTTAAGCCATTAGATATTGTACCTGACTATGAATCTGCAGTTTCTCAGACAATTTCTACTCCATTGTTGCCTTCCAGTATGTTACCACAAGACACTACCTTGTATGTCCATACACCACCATATGCTTATCCTACGCATGGCAGTCCTGTTGTGTCTTCACAATATACTAAAGGCAATGTGTTACCCACCTCTGCTCTTGAAAGAAAAGCTAAAGAATCTGTTGACCATCCTGTTATTTTACCAAATGTGTATGTTTCTGTT